The DNA region CCAGCTTCATGTAGTCCAGCGTGTCGTGCATCCAACCCAGATTCCACTTGTAGTGGAAACCTAATCCACCGGCTTCCGGCGGTAAGGTGACACCGGCAAAATCGGTAGACTCTTCTGCCACGGTGATAGCACCAGGACATTCAATACCAATGGTTTTATTGGTATAGCGAATAAATTCAATGGCTTCGAGGTTTTCATTGCCGCCGTACTGGTTTGGTATCCATTCGCCTTCTGCCCGGCTGTAATCCCGATAGACCATGGAAGCGACGGCATCAACCCGTAGCCCATCAATGCCAAATCGTTCCATCCAATAGAGGGCATTACCAGCCAGATAGTTTCTCACTTCATGGCGGCTATAGTTATAAATCAGGGTATTCCAGTCCTGATGGTAGCCTTCTCGCGGGTCGGAATATTCAAACTGTGCGGTACCATCAAACTGTGCCAGACCGTGATCGTCACTGGGGAAGTGGGCCGGAACCCAATCCAGCAGAATATTTATGCCGGCCTGATGAGCGGTTTCGATCAGGTAGCGAAAATCCTCTAAGGTGCCAAAACGGCGGGTTGGAGCATACATGCCAACCGGCTGATAGCCCCAGGAACCGTCAAACGGGTGCTCATTAATCGGCAGAAGTTCGATATGGGTAAAGCCCATATCTTTAACATAAGGTATTAACTGCTCGGCCAGTTCACGGTAGCTAAGCCAGCTATTATCGTGCAGGTGACGCCGCCAGGAGCCCAAATGAACCTCGTAGACAGACATAGGCGCAGTAAAGTCATTTGCCTGGCGGCGTTGTTGGGTCATTGTCACTCGTGATGGCAGTTGGCTAACGCGAGATGCGGTATCAGGACGCATTTCGGCAGCAAAAGCATAAGGATCGGCTTTCAGGCGTGTGACATTATTGCAGTCGATAATTTCATATTTATACAGCTGACCTTCATGTATATGAGGAATGAACAACTCCCAGATACCACTTTCTCTGCGAAATCTCATTGGGTGCCTGCGGCCATCCCAGAAGTTGAAGTCGCCAACTACCGAAACCCGGGTAGCATTAGGTGCCCAAACGGCAAAAGTGACGCCATCTACGTTATCCAGACTGGTGAGATGCGCGCCAAGTCGTTCATAAGGTCGTAGATGGGTGCCTTCTGACAGCAGCCAGGCATCCATCTCCTGTAATAAAGGACCAAAACGATAGGGATCTTCAATGATCTGCTGGGCATCACCCCAATCAATCATTAACTGGTAGCGGTAGGGTGTCTCACTGGGGGAAAGAGTACCGGAGAAAAAGCCGGTCTGATCGGTTTGCGTTAGCGTAAGCAGTATCTTTTGCGTGTCTTTGTCCAAAACGCTGACCTGAGTAGCATCAGGAGCAAAGGTGCGGATGGCATAGCCATCTGCGGTTTTATGAATCCCCAAAATCGAGAATGGGTCTGCATAATGGCCGGAAGTTAGTTGTTGGATCGTGCCTCTGTCAATAGTGCCGGACATCCATATTCTCCCAATATGTT from Limnobaculum xujianqingii includes:
- the glgB gene encoding 1,4-alpha-glucan branching protein GlgB, which codes for MSGTIDRGTIQQLTSGHYADPFSILGIHKTADGYAIRTFAPDATQVSVLDKDTQKILLTLTQTDQTGFFSGTLSPSETPYRYQLMIDWGDAQQIIEDPYRFGPLLQEMDAWLLSEGTHLRPYERLGAHLTSLDNVDGVTFAVWAPNATRVSVVGDFNFWDGRRHPMRFRRESGIWELFIPHIHEGQLYKYEIIDCNNVTRLKADPYAFAAEMRPDTASRVSQLPSRVTMTQQRRQANDFTAPMSVYEVHLGSWRRHLHDNSWLSYRELAEQLIPYVKDMGFTHIELLPINEHPFDGSWGYQPVGMYAPTRRFGTLEDFRYLIETAHQAGINILLDWVPAHFPSDDHGLAQFDGTAQFEYSDPREGYHQDWNTLIYNYSRHEVRNYLAGNALYWMERFGIDGLRVDAVASMVYRDYSRAEGEWIPNQYGGNENLEAIEFIRYTNKTIGIECPGAITVAEESTDFAGVTLPPEAGGLGFHYKWNLGWMHDTLDYMKLDPVYRQYHHNLMTFGMYYAHTENFVLPLSHDEVVHGKRSLLGRMPGDTWQQFANLRAYYGFMWAHPGKKLLFMGGEFAQGREWNHDGSLDWHLLDPIHGGWHNGVQNLVRDLNHCYQQQAPLSQLDYAENGFEWLVVDDHQNSVFAFIRRDESGNEVIVISNFTPVLRENYRVGINLPGQYQEILNTDSEYYRGSNAGNLGGVHSEEIPSHNRAHSLSLVLPPLSTLYLQREA